From Mycolicibacterium nivoides, a single genomic window includes:
- a CDS encoding ESX-1 secretion-associated protein, protein MSDELNVLTSDLRDMSTTHDAAAAGFSAAGDTTSYVEWKVLATHGPICWSSQQALCEANEARKSASEAMMKKSNELAGNLTTAASQYDQTDAQESGNLGRTMHS, encoded by the coding sequence TTGTCTGACGAATTGAACGTTCTCACTTCGGATCTCCGAGACATGTCGACCACGCATGACGCGGCCGCGGCCGGATTCTCCGCGGCGGGCGATACGACGTCGTATGTGGAATGGAAGGTGCTGGCAACGCATGGTCCGATCTGTTGGTCGTCGCAGCAAGCCTTGTGCGAAGCGAACGAGGCCCGCAAATCCGCATCCGAGGCGATGATGAAGAAGTCCAACGAACTGGCCGGAAACCTGACCACGGCGGCCTCGCAGTACGACCAGACCGACGCACAAGAATCCGGCAACCTCGGCCGCACCATGCACTCCTGA